The following proteins come from a genomic window of Alosa alosa isolate M-15738 ecotype Scorff River chromosome 2, AALO_Geno_1.1, whole genome shotgun sequence:
- the rbm41 gene encoding RNA-binding protein 41 translates to MKRVTRRDCDDAPVPEEQETEGQRQLHSLLLQQLDTGVDIDRCFAKKQCFAPAAFYKPFGEQAAGVKSLSQFQDLQDRETEMASLRELGLNDAEIQLWKNRDKHEASQKARGVCVDPAARRERLQVIQEKIDARDHLLSRPQRLSASRPLSRREMEIERALFQGTDRQGFLTALYHQEEEPSSDQPGSSGADTMHILYKDFLKEAEKEEPAQPASHKSAKENHWQVSQSSHSQSCHNSSQPRASVDKRAQPPSHSSQEFSYLLNVMDRCVDQPSSILDSSACQPQTQVNQKMIQISASNKKMDVSQSIGALISPTSAGSQLNGPVTVTGHVELVPEEEILKNKETVEGIRGIPRFQNYQPGEPSNVLYVKNLSPRATVAQLVSLFSRFQHSDRPPILYRLLTGRLKGQAFITLSDKESAQAALGLLHGYRLLNRPLVIEFGREKKACKEDMKEVVQPDTPT, encoded by the exons ATGAAGCG GGTGACTCGGCGCGATTGCGATGATGCCCCTGTACCCGAGGAGCAGGAGACGGAGGGACAGAGGCAGCTCCATAGCCTGCTCCTTCAACAACTCGACACTGGAGTCGACATCGATCG CTGCTTTGCGAAGAAGCAGTGCTTTGCTCCCGCCGCTTTCTACAAACCCTTTGGGGAGCAGGCTGCAGGGGTGAAGAGCCTGTCACAGTTCCAAGACCTGCAAGACAGAGAGACGGAGATGGCCAGTTTGAGAGAGTTAGGGCTGAATGATGCTGAGATTCAGCTATGGAAGAACAGGGATAAACATGAGGCATCTCAGAAG GCccgaggggtgtgtgtggatcCTGCAGCAAGGCGTGAGCGGCTACAAGTCATCCAAGAGAAGATTGACGCCCGCGACCACCTTCTGTCCCGTCCACAGCGTCTGTCTGCCAGTCGGCCACTCTCACGGAGAGAAATGGAGATTGAGCGGGCACTGTTCCAGGGCACCGATCGACAGGGATTCCTCACTGCCCTCTACCATCAAG AGGAAGAGCCTAGTTCAGACCAGCCAGGGTCTTCAGGAGCAGACACCATGCACATACTTTATAAGGACTTCCTAAAGGAGGCAGAAAAAGAAGAACCTGCCCAACCAGCGAGTCACAAAAGTGCAAAGGAAAACCACTGGCAGGTTTCACAGAGCAGCCACTCTCAGTCTTGCCATAACAGCAGCCAACCACGTGCATCTGTTGACAAAAGAGCCCAGCCACCTTCTCACAGCAGCCAAGAGTTTAGTTATTTATTGAATGTGATGGATAGATGTGTAGACCAGCCATCATCGATTCTGGACAGTTCAGCCTGCCAGCCACAGACTCAGGTCAACCAAAAGATGATTCAGATCTCAGCTTCCAACAAAAAAATGGATGTGAGCCAGTCAATTGGTGCTTTGATTTCACCAACCAGTGCTGGATCACAGCTAAATGGGCCAGTGACAGTCACTGGCCACGTGGAGCTTGTCCCTGAGGAGGAAATCCTGAAAAACAAGGAGACGGTGGAGGGCATCAGAGGAATTCCTCGCTTTCAGAACTACCAGCCAGGAGAGCCATCTAAT GTGCTGTATGTGAAGAACCTTAGTCCACGGGCCACTGTGGCACAGCTTGTGTCGCTTTTCTCCCGGTTCCAGCACTCTGACCGGCCACCTATCCTCTACCGCCTCCTCACTGGAAGGCTCAAAGGACAGGCCTTCATCACACTTTCAG ATAAGGAGAGTGCACAAGCGGCTCTGGGACTCTTGCATGGCTACCGGCTTCTAAACAGGCCACTGGTGATTGAGTTtggcagagagaaaaaagccTGCAAGGAGGACATGAAAGAAGTTGTCCAACCAGATACTCCAACATGA
- the LOC125284956 gene encoding LOW QUALITY PROTEIN: sialidase-3-like (The sequence of the model RefSeq protein was modified relative to this genomic sequence to represent the inferred CDS: inserted 2 bases in 1 codon): MTQNGRFRSSACLPQYRTMNPCPVFEKNTQTLFLFFICVLRKTTEQFQICTGKNRARLCYVTSSDYGQSWSEVKDLTESVIGRSIQKWATFAVGPGHGIQMKSGRLIIPAYVCYIHHRCFCFPLPCSVKPHALAFYSDDYGKTWQVETKMASCECQMAEVTDHAGQSYLYCNARNTRNSHGHRIEAISGDKGADFVQAHLAQELVEQPHGCQGSVVAXPLNASRWEALWKLHHGPSGYSDLAYCEDQDMFVCLMEDGEKSELEEIASVQFDLRNIMFSTDIQSSL; this comes from the exons ATGACGCAAAACGGCCGATTCAGGAGCTCAGCATGTCTGCCACAGTACCGCACCATGAACCCTTGTCCTGTCTTTGAAAAGAACACTCAgactctgtttctgtttttcatCTGTGTCTTGAGGAAAACCACAGAGCAATTTCAGATATGTACAGGCAAGAACAGAGCTCGCCTCTGTTATGTCACTAGCTCTGATTATGGCCAGAGTTGGAGTGAGGTGAAAGACTTGACAGAGAGTGTGATAGGTAGGAGCATTCAGAAATGGGCGACATTCGCAGTAGGACCAGGGCATGGCATTCAAATGAAGAGCGGAAGGCTTATCATTCCAGCTTACGTGTGTTACATTCACCACAGATGTTTCTGTTTTCCCCTGCCATGCTCAGTCAAGCCTCATGCATTAGCCTTCTACAGTGATGACTATGGGAAGACGTGGCAGGTAGAAACAAAGATGGCG TCATGTGAGTGTCAAATGGCTGAAGTTACAGACCATGCAGGTCAAAGTTATTTGTATTGCAATGCTCGTAATACTCGTAACAGCCATGGCCACAGAATAGAGGCTATAAGCGGAGATAAGGGAGCAGACTTTGTTCAGGCCCACCTAGCACAGGAGCTAGTGGAGCAGCCCCATGGGTGCCAAGGTAGTGTAGTTGC TCCATTGAATGCATCTCGGTGGGAGGCCCTGTGGAAACTTCATCATGGCCCAAGTGGCTACTCAGATTTGGCTTACTGTGAAGACCAAGacatgtttgtctgtctcaTGGAAGATGGTGAGAAGAGTGAGCTTGAGGAGATTGCTTCTGTGCAGTTTGATCTCAGAAATATCATGTTTTCCACTGATATTCAGTCTTCCCTTTAA
- the LOC125310161 gene encoding sialidase-3-like encodes MGNSASVQTWRVDPPAKTTVFKRDEPTGITYRIPALIYIREKQMFLAFAEKRTSSSDHDAERLVMKRGTLEGTIIEWSRSIQELQSACLPEYRTMNPCPVFEKNTQTLFLFFICVLRKTTEQFQICTGKNRARLCYVTSSDYGQSWSEVKDLTESVIGNRIRKWATFAVGPGHGIQMKSGRLIIPAYVCYIHHRCFCFPLPCSVKPHALAFYSDDYGKTWQVGTMMQMKSCECEMAEVTDHEGKSYLYCNARNTRNSHGHRIEAISGDKGADFAQAHLAQELVEQPHGCQGSVVAFKVPKHVSEVSEDTTWLLYTHPTDKKRRLDLGMYLNRSPLHASQWEALWKLHHGPSGYSDLAYCEDQDVFVCLMECGEKSELEEIASVQFDLRNVMDA; translated from the exons ATGGGCAACAGCGCATCAGTGCAAACATGGAGGGTAGATCCTCCGGCGAAGACAACAGTTTTTAAACGGGATGAACCAACGGGAATAACATACAGAATCCCAGCTCTTATATAcatcagagagaaacagatgttTCTGGCCTTTGCTGAGAAACGCACTTCCTCTTCTGATCATGATGCAGAGCGTCTTGTTATGAAAAGAGGTACATTGGAGGGCACAATTATTGAG tGGTCACGGTCGATTCAGGAGCTACAGTCAGCATGTCTGCCAGAGTACCGCACCATGAACCCTTGTCCTGTCTTTGAAAAGAACACTCAgactctgtttctgtttttcatCTGTGTCTTGAGGAAAACCACAGAGCAATTTCAGATATGTACAGGCAAGAACAGAGCTCGCCTCTGTTATGTCACTAGCTCTGATTATGGCCAGAGTTGGAGTGAGGTGAAAGACTTGACAGAGAGCGTGATAGGAAACAGGATTCGGAAATGGGCAACATTCGCAGTAGGACCAGGGCATGGCATTCAAATGAAGAGCGGAAGGCTTATCATTCCAGCTTACGTGTGTTACATTCACCACAGATGTTTCTGTTTTCCCCTGCCATGCTCAGTCAAGCCTCATGCATTAGCCTTCTACAGTGATGACTATGGGAAGACGTGGCAGGTTGGAACAATGATGCAGATGAAGTCATGTGAGTGTGAAATGGCTGAAGTTACAGACCATGAAGGTAAAAGTTATTTGTATTGCAATGCTCGTAATACTCGTAACAGCCATGGCCACAGAATAGAGGCTATAAGCGGAGATAAGGGAGCAGACTTTGCTCAGGCCCACCTAGCACAGGAGCTAGTGGAGCAGCCCCATGGGTGCCAAGGTAGTGTAGTTGCCTTTAAAGTGCCAAAACATGTGTCGGAGGTGAGCGAAGACACAACGTGGCTGCTGTACACTCACCCGACTGATAAGAAGAGAAGACTGGATCTTGGTATGTACTTGAACCGCTCTCCGCTGCATGCGTCTCAGTGGGAGGCCCTCTGGAAACTTCATCATGGCCCGAGTGGCTACTCAGATTTGGCTTACTGTGAAGACCAAGACGTGTTTGTCTGTCTCATGGAATGTGGTGAGAAGAGTGAGCTTGAGGAGATTGCTTCTGTGCAGTTTGATCTCCGAAATGTCATGGATGCATGA